In the Candidatus Poribacteria bacterium genome, one interval contains:
- a CDS encoding HEAT repeat domain-containing protein, with product MKKVVIIPLVVLLFAGVGCETKQKGPSNLSVGRSKLIDSGNALEAVDHLEKAEEEEVNKLEPRALLVIAYSHGLSTGSASSHGVEAKFKNQREQRIQELTEAEIRQILQILSTPSRVQKDGLQALVDKGPEVSAIILDSLIKGRYPSLHANFAGMLIQIGSDGLDLVLAKLTDETTPPAVKVKLVQVLAGIGDTKAIDALKMLQSGTGEAALAMEINTTLYQLGEESYKKDIIAGLTHSDVAVRRTAAKAMTNISDVSSKTLIAGLKDTDSEVVASLVEALAVHRDADAVDELVNILTGGLSKDPKQAAINTLDIYGQNKLARGLAKRITMLLIGGTVSDADNRLHLVQLLKREPFVKQIQVTELYDNLEFTLYEYHKQKEQSELVKTSLKQLLDALQ from the coding sequence ATGAAAAAGGTTGTGATCATTCCACTGGTTGTCCTACTGTTTGCCGGAGTCGGCTGTGAGACAAAACAGAAGGGGCCGAGCAACCTATCCGTAGGCAGGAGTAAATTGATTGACAGCGGTAACGCCTTGGAAGCCGTTGATCACCTCGAAAAAGCAGAAGAGGAAGAGGTTAATAAACTGGAGCCGCGCGCGCTACTCGTTATTGCTTACTCTCACGGACTTTCTACCGGAAGTGCGAGTAGCCATGGCGTTGAAGCCAAGTTCAAAAATCAACGTGAACAGCGGATACAAGAACTCACCGAGGCGGAGATACGGCAAATCCTACAAATTCTCAGCACACCGTCGCGGGTACAGAAAGATGGCTTACAGGCACTGGTAGATAAGGGACCTGAAGTATCGGCAATAATTCTTGACAGTCTCATCAAAGGAAGATATCCATCACTTCATGCAAATTTTGCAGGAATGCTGATTCAGATAGGTTCTGATGGTCTTGACTTGGTTTTAGCAAAGCTTACTGATGAAACGACGCCGCCTGCCGTCAAGGTTAAACTCGTTCAGGTCCTTGCGGGAATCGGCGATACAAAAGCCATAGATGCGCTAAAAATGCTTCAAAGTGGAACGGGCGAAGCTGCTTTGGCGATGGAAATTAACACGACACTTTATCAGCTCGGTGAAGAGTCCTATAAGAAGGATATCATCGCTGGCTTAACTCATAGTGATGTTGCTGTCCGACGCACCGCCGCAAAAGCCATGACAAATATCAGCGATGTGTCATCCAAAACACTCATTGCGGGGTTAAAAGATACTGACTCTGAAGTCGTCGCATCACTTGTGGAAGCACTCGCAGTGCATCGGGATGCTGACGCTGTCGATGAACTCGTAAATATTCTTACCGGTGGATTGAGCAAAGATCCGAAGCAGGCGGCGATTAATACGCTTGACATTTATGGACAAAACAAGCTGGCGAGAGGCTTGGCAAAGCGCATTACAATGTTGCTCATTGGCGGAACCGTTAGCGACGCAGACAATCGGCTCCATCTCGTTCAACTTCTGAAAAGGGAGCCGTTTGTGAAACAGATTCAGGTGACGGAATTGTACGACAATCTTGAGTTCACACTCTATGAATATCATAAGCAAAAGGAACAGAGCGAACTCGTCAAAACGTCGCTTAAGCAACTCCTTGATGCGCTTCAGTAG
- a CDS encoding TauD/TfdA family dioxygenase codes for MDFQTRPLSENFGAEVLNVDLTQIDEDMAEAILSTVQKHALLLFRRQSLHDDDIYRLSNALGPVEEPPAAKDNHSPGFKSVIYLANINSLDGTLIRGNFVDNTDGGWHSDQAYRQNPATLSTLFCVIAPESGGSTSFSSTRMGYEALPSALKDRLDNMKILYSPGKKHGVPDIEVAHPVVLTNPEIGVKTLYVSPGARGFEGLGTVEGKALKDELLSYQLRPEHIYQHKWRMGDMLIYDNAQFLHKRDAYEGIRFLKATRLYLSPKRFAVPDYPD; via the coding sequence ATGGACTTTCAAACCAGACCCTTATCAGAAAACTTCGGTGCTGAAGTCCTGAACGTAGACTTAACACAGATTGATGAGGATATGGCAGAAGCCATCTTATCGACTGTCCAGAAACATGCCCTCCTTCTCTTTCGTCGACAATCCCTTCACGACGATGATATCTACCGACTCAGTAACGCACTGGGACCCGTTGAAGAGCCACCCGCCGCTAAAGACAACCACAGTCCGGGTTTCAAATCGGTCATCTATCTTGCCAACATCAATAGTCTTGATGGAACGCTCATCAGAGGAAATTTCGTTGACAATACAGATGGCGGATGGCACTCCGATCAAGCATATCGGCAAAACCCAGCCACCCTGTCTACACTCTTCTGCGTGATTGCCCCCGAGTCGGGGGGAAGTACGAGTTTCAGTAGCACTCGGATGGGATACGAAGCTCTACCATCTGCTCTCAAGGATCGTCTTGACAACATGAAAATTCTATACAGTCCGGGTAAAAAGCACGGTGTTCCGGATATTGAGGTCGCGCACCCTGTCGTCCTCACAAATCCTGAAATCGGGGTCAAAACCCTCTACGTCAGTCCCGGTGCCCGCGGTTTTGAAGGACTCGGAACCGTAGAAGGCAAGGCACTTAAAGACGAATTGCTTTCATATCAGCTGCGTCCAGAACACATCTACCAACACAAATGGCGCATGGGGGATATGCTCATCTACGACAATGCCCAGTTCCTCCATAAACGAGACGCCTATGAAGGGATTCGATTCCTAAAAGCGACCCGCCTCTACCTCTCTCCTAAACGCTTTGCCGTCCCCGACTACCCCGACTAA
- a CDS encoding HEAT repeat domain-containing protein yields the protein MKKLLLILLLIGVVSFGCKPEQVITQLEVGRSKLLDAGLTLEAVQHLENAEKEEDNKVEPRALLIIAYSHAISTGAARMHNVEADYKTKRDRRVGELGEYEMKRILHILGERHRVQKDAMQVLVDKGAPAVPFVLEDLVKNRYRNVHGDFVQILKDIGSPALNDILKTAGDSKTPPAVKIQLVRIVGDIGDASAAAGLEALNNATTDEGLQMEINTALYLLGNEAAEAKIVKGLTDANPIVRRAAAKSMMFLKEHPTDMLIDALDDSDDIVRMDVAKALQKYPDAGAVDGLVAILTNGSSLNTKQTAMDTLNHYAENGLADGLAGRLIVLLANPEVVDHEDRLRIVQLLKKPALIKQIQEADQYDNLPHKLDVYFRETETNDMVKDALNELLLVLE from the coding sequence ATGAAAAAACTTTTGCTGATACTACTACTTATAGGAGTCGTGAGTTTCGGCTGTAAGCCGGAACAGGTCATCACCCAACTTGAAGTTGGCAGGAGTAAATTATTAGACGCGGGACTCACACTCGAAGCGGTCCAGCATCTTGAGAATGCTGAAAAGGAAGAAGACAACAAGGTTGAACCTCGTGCACTCCTGATTATTGCTTATAGCCATGCGATTTCAACGGGCGCGGCAAGAATGCATAATGTGGAAGCCGACTATAAAACTAAACGGGACCGCCGTGTCGGTGAATTGGGCGAATATGAGATGAAGAGAATCCTGCATATTCTTGGGGAACGCCATAGGGTCCAGAAGGATGCCATGCAGGTCCTCGTTGATAAGGGGGCACCCGCCGTACCTTTCGTGTTGGAGGACCTCGTTAAAAACCGCTATCGCAATGTCCATGGTGACTTCGTCCAGATCTTGAAGGACATCGGCAGTCCAGCTCTTAACGACATCCTCAAGACTGCTGGCGACAGCAAGACGCCACCTGCTGTGAAGATTCAGCTCGTCCGTATCGTTGGTGATATAGGGGATGCATCTGCCGCTGCTGGGTTAGAGGCACTCAACAACGCGACCACTGACGAAGGGTTGCAGATGGAAATTAACACCGCACTCTATCTGCTCGGAAACGAAGCTGCCGAAGCAAAAATCGTCAAGGGTTTGACCGATGCGAACCCTATTGTCCGACGCGCTGCCGCAAAGTCTATGATGTTCCTCAAAGAACACCCAACTGACATGTTGATTGATGCGCTTGACGATTCCGATGACATCGTGCGTATGGATGTTGCTAAAGCACTGCAAAAGTATCCTGACGCAGGCGCTGTTGATGGTCTCGTCGCAATCCTCACAAACGGCTCAAGTCTCAACACAAAGCAAACCGCTATGGATACGTTGAACCATTACGCCGAAAATGGACTCGCAGACGGATTAGCCGGACGTTTGATCGTTTTGTTAGCCAATCCTGAAGTCGTCGATCATGAAGACAGACTCCGTATCGTTCAACTTCTTAAGAAACCTGCTTTGATAAAGCAGATCCAAGAGGCTGACCAGTACGATAATCTGCCCCATAAGCTTGACGTTTACTTCAGGGAGACCGAAACCAACGATATGGTGAAAGACGCACTCAATGAACTGCTCCTCGTACTGGAGTAG
- a CDS encoding mandelate racemase/muconate lactonizing enzyme family protein, whose product MPNYPTDIKITKVEQVTVEIDQPAIGCNSRATEIHQPDPNAKWNERIIRIHTNDGTLGWGAGSWGTTTAENAEGVLNQNPFDLLNPENGVVAEFLGLENALWDTIGKILGKPAYQLIGDDVFSNGLPAYDSTIYFNDLLYETKAEGLQRIENDVKSSLANGFTACKMKIGRGSYLMERKAGLQRDIELVQLARSTAGEGFNILVDANNAYTYDEVITFLNETSDCDVFWIEEMFEEEVELYRNLKAFIQEKGLKTFIADGETRTRDPLEFYDPFFEAGVIDVIQHDMKGLGVTGWRRLADMAAAHGVRCAPHNWGSLLGFYLSLQFGKTIPHFLYGEVATLTSDVIDTSGYAFTGGTFTVPDTPGLGLALNEDVYEDRYAGKEDWQIG is encoded by the coding sequence ATGCCGAATTATCCGACGGATATCAAGATTACCAAAGTTGAACAGGTTACGGTCGAAATTGATCAACCTGCCATTGGTTGTAACTCCCGCGCAACGGAGATTCATCAGCCGGATCCGAATGCGAAATGGAACGAACGTATTATCCGCATCCATACCAACGATGGTACACTCGGTTGGGGGGCTGGTAGTTGGGGAACAACAACCGCTGAAAATGCGGAAGGCGTGCTTAACCAAAACCCGTTTGACCTCTTAAACCCTGAAAACGGCGTTGTTGCGGAATTTCTCGGGCTTGAAAACGCCCTCTGGGACACAATCGGCAAAATCCTCGGCAAGCCTGCCTATCAGCTCATCGGTGACGATGTTTTTTCAAACGGGTTGCCTGCTTACGACAGTACCATCTATTTCAACGATCTCCTGTATGAGACAAAAGCCGAAGGACTTCAACGCATCGAGAATGATGTCAAAAGCAGTCTCGCCAATGGGTTTACCGCATGCAAAATGAAAATCGGACGCGGTAGCTACCTCATGGAACGCAAGGCGGGACTGCAACGGGACATAGAACTCGTCCAACTTGCCCGTAGCACAGCCGGCGAAGGCTTCAATATTCTCGTTGATGCAAACAACGCCTATACTTACGATGAAGTTATCACCTTTCTGAACGAAACGAGTGATTGTGATGTCTTTTGGATAGAAGAGATGTTTGAGGAAGAGGTCGAATTGTACCGCAATCTCAAAGCCTTCATCCAAGAAAAGGGGTTGAAAACCTTCATTGCCGATGGCGAAACCCGAACGCGCGACCCACTTGAATTCTATGATCCTTTCTTTGAGGCGGGTGTTATTGATGTCATCCAGCACGATATGAAGGGACTCGGCGTTACCGGCTGGCGACGACTCGCCGATATGGCTGCCGCACACGGTGTCCGGTGCGCACCCCATAACTGGGGCTCCCTGCTCGGATTCTACCTCAGTCTCCAATTCGGCAAAACAATTCCCCATTTCCTCTACGGCGAAGTCGCGACCCTCACGAGTGATGTCATTGATACCTCTGGCTACGCCTTCACCGGCGGAACGTTCACAGTCCCCGATACCCCGGGACTTGGGCTGGCGCTCAATGAAGATGTGTACGAGGACCGCTACGCCGGAAAAGAGGATTGGCAGATCGGCTAA